The proteins below are encoded in one region of Vibrio sp. ED004:
- the thiC gene encoding phosphomethylpyrimidine synthase ThiC → MSSRKQARLEAKNFIDSLSVQPYPNSKKAYIQGSREDIQVPVREISLADSLVGGTKKEPVFEPNEPIHVYDTSGVYTDPTHEIDLYNGLPKLREQWIEERGDTELLDDVSSVYTKERLEDETLDDLRYGNLPRIRRATGDQCVTQLHYARQGIITPEMEYIAIRENMGRQKFADEQLNHQHPGHNFGANLPKEITPEFVRKEVAEGRAIIPSNINHPESEPMIIGRNFLVKVNANIGNSSVSSSIEEEVEKLVWSTRWGGDTVMDLSTGRNIHETREWILRNSPVPIGTVPMYQALEKVNGVAEDLNWEVMRDTLIEQAEQGVDYFTIHAGLLLRYVPMTAKRVTGIVSRGGSIIAKWCLAHHQESFLYTHFREICEICAKYDVALSLGDGLRPGSIADANDEAQFSELRTLGELTKVAWEYDVQVIIEGPGHVPMHLIKENMDEQLEHCHEAPFYTLGPLTTDIAPGYDHITSGIGAAMIGWYGCAMLCYVTPKEHLGLPNKEDVKTGLITYKLAAHAADLAKGHPGAQIRDNALSKARFEFRWEDQFNLALDPETARSFHDETLPQESGKVAHFCSMCGPKFCSMKISQEVREYAKDTEQVAADQAIEIKMLDNPLEGMRQKSQEFRDTGSELYHPAVGAKEAQLEE, encoded by the coding sequence ATGTCGAGTCGTAAACAAGCAAGACTGGAAGCGAAGAATTTCATCGATTCTTTATCCGTACAACCTTATCCAAATTCAAAAAAAGCTTACATCCAAGGATCTCGAGAGGACATTCAAGTCCCTGTACGAGAAATATCCCTCGCAGATAGCCTTGTTGGTGGTACCAAAAAAGAGCCTGTATTCGAACCTAATGAGCCGATTCATGTCTACGATACCTCCGGTGTTTATACCGATCCTACGCATGAAATAGACCTTTATAACGGCCTTCCTAAGTTGCGAGAGCAATGGATTGAAGAGCGTGGTGATACAGAATTGCTCGATGATGTAAGCTCTGTTTACACCAAAGAACGTTTAGAAGATGAAACCCTAGATGACCTTCGTTACGGAAACCTGCCTCGAATTCGTCGTGCTACTGGTGACCAATGTGTAACTCAACTGCATTATGCTCGTCAGGGCATTATCACTCCTGAGATGGAGTACATTGCGATACGTGAGAACATGGGGCGTCAGAAGTTCGCTGATGAACAGCTTAATCACCAACACCCTGGTCATAACTTTGGCGCAAACCTACCCAAAGAAATTACCCCTGAGTTCGTGCGCAAAGAGGTCGCTGAAGGCCGAGCTATCATCCCTTCAAACATCAACCACCCAGAATCAGAACCTATGATTATTGGCCGAAACTTCTTAGTGAAAGTGAACGCCAATATCGGTAACTCTTCGGTAAGCTCTTCGATTGAAGAAGAAGTTGAGAAGCTCGTGTGGTCGACTCGCTGGGGCGGCGATACCGTAATGGACCTTTCTACAGGCCGTAATATTCACGAGACTCGTGAATGGATCCTACGTAACAGCCCAGTGCCGATTGGCACGGTTCCTATGTATCAAGCGCTTGAGAAAGTGAATGGCGTAGCCGAAGACCTTAACTGGGAAGTGATGCGCGATACCTTGATTGAACAAGCGGAGCAGGGCGTTGATTACTTCACTATTCATGCCGGTTTGCTTCTTCGTTACGTTCCTATGACGGCTAAACGTGTGACAGGTATTGTCTCTCGTGGTGGATCTATCATCGCGAAATGGTGTCTTGCACATCACCAAGAAAGCTTCTTATACACACACTTCCGCGAGATCTGCGAGATCTGTGCGAAGTACGATGTGGCTTTGTCACTAGGTGACGGCCTGCGTCCTGGCTCTATTGCAGACGCCAACGATGAGGCTCAATTCTCGGAGTTACGTACTCTAGGTGAGCTGACTAAAGTAGCTTGGGAATACGACGTTCAGGTGATTATTGAAGGTCCTGGACATGTACCTATGCACCTTATTAAAGAGAACATGGACGAGCAGTTAGAGCACTGCCATGAAGCGCCGTTCTATACATTAGGCCCGCTGACCACTGATATCGCACCAGGTTATGACCACATTACCTCTGGTATTGGCGCGGCGATGATTGGTTGGTACGGCTGTGCGATGCTTTGCTATGTAACACCTAAAGAGCATTTGGGCTTACCAAATAAAGAAGATGTGAAGACTGGCTTGATTACTTACAAGCTGGCAGCACATGCAGCAGACTTGGCAAAAGGGCATCCGGGCGCACAAATCCGAGATAATGCATTATCTAAAGCGCGTTTTGAATTCCGTTGGGAAGACCAATTTAATCTAGCTTTAGATCCAGAAACAGCGCGTTCTTTCCACGATGAAACTCTGCCACAAGAGTCGGGCAAGGTTGCTCACTTCTGCTCTATGTGTGGACCTAAGTTCTGCTCGATGAAGATTTCTCAAGAAGTTCGAGAGTATGCGAAAGACACTGAACAAGTAGCCGCTGATCAGGCTATCGAGATTAAGATGCTAGATAACCCGTTGGAGGGAATGCGTCAAAAATCGCAAGAGTTCCGTGATACTGGCTCTGAACTTTATCACCCTGCTGTAGGCGCAAAAGAAGCTCAATTAGAGGAATAA
- a CDS encoding DUF1488 domain-containing protein, producing the protein MNQSILFPDIQDWDEESQSIVFPAQQSGALIECVVSIEELSRLAGKDIEEGKQALAIFSELRFDIEELAEELIEEEEYDSSNRIQIKAL; encoded by the coding sequence ATGAATCAATCAATCTTATTCCCTGACATCCAAGATTGGGATGAAGAGAGTCAGTCTATTGTTTTCCCAGCACAGCAGTCTGGTGCGTTGATCGAATGTGTTGTGTCTATTGAAGAGTTGTCTCGATTGGCAGGTAAAGATATAGAAGAAGGCAAACAAGCACTGGCTATATTTTCTGAGCTTCGTTTTGATATTGAAGAATTAGCAGAAGAGCTAATAGAAGAAGAGGAGTATGACTCCTCTAATCGAATTCAGATCAAAGCACTTTAA
- the hemF gene encoding oxygen-dependent coproporphyrinogen oxidase, producing the protein MSAIDKEAVKQFLLSLQDSICQQLEQADGNALFEEDAWEREPGERLGGGGRTRVMTNGAVFEQGGVNFSHVAGKTMPASATAHRPELAGRKFEAMGVSLVIHPKNPYIPTSHANVRFFIAEKEGEDPIWWFGGGFDLTPFYPVDEDCQSWHQTAKDLCAPFGDNVYQEHKEWCDKYFYLPHRDETRGVGGLFFDDLNEWGFDKSFAYMQAVGEGFAEAYLPIVERRKETPYGERERDFQLYRRGRYVEFNLVYDRGTLFGLQSGGRTESILMSMPPLARWEYRYEPQVGSPEALLYSDYLKPRVW; encoded by the coding sequence ATGTCAGCAATTGATAAAGAAGCAGTAAAGCAGTTTTTACTGAGCCTACAAGATTCGATTTGCCAACAGCTTGAGCAAGCTGATGGTAACGCGTTGTTTGAAGAAGACGCATGGGAGCGCGAACCTGGCGAACGCCTCGGTGGTGGTGGTCGTACTCGTGTGATGACCAACGGTGCGGTCTTTGAGCAAGGTGGTGTTAACTTTTCTCACGTTGCAGGTAAGACAATGCCCGCTTCAGCAACCGCTCACCGCCCTGAATTAGCCGGACGTAAGTTTGAAGCGATGGGTGTATCGTTAGTTATCCACCCAAAAAACCCTTATATCCCAACCTCACACGCCAACGTACGATTCTTTATTGCCGAAAAGGAAGGGGAAGACCCTATTTGGTGGTTCGGTGGTGGTTTTGATTTAACGCCATTCTATCCAGTAGATGAAGATTGCCAGTCTTGGCATCAAACCGCTAAAGATCTGTGCGCACCATTTGGTGATAACGTGTATCAAGAGCACAAAGAGTGGTGTGATAAATACTTCTACTTGCCTCACCGTGATGAAACACGTGGTGTTGGTGGTCTGTTCTTTGATGACTTAAATGAGTGGGGGTTCGATAAGAGCTTTGCTTACATGCAGGCGGTCGGTGAAGGTTTTGCTGAGGCGTACTTACCTATTGTCGAGCGTCGCAAAGAGACACCTTATGGCGAACGTGAGCGTGACTTCCAACTATACCGTCGTGGCCGCTATGTTGAATTTAACCTAGTGTACGACCGTGGTACCCTATTTGGTCTACAAAGCGGTGGTCGCACAGAGTCTATCTTGATGTCTATGCCACCATTGGCTCGTTGGGAATACCGTTACGAACCACAAGTCGGGTCACCAGAAGCGCTGCTTTATAGTGACTACCTAAAACCGCGAGTTTGGTAG
- a CDS encoding L-threonylcarbamoyladenylate synthase produces the protein MDNFQHTLQALQQGEVIAYPTEGVFGVGCDPDNPQAIKKLLELKQRPVEKGLILIAASYEQLLPYIDESQLTGDQLAAVKATWPGPVTWIMPTSSKVTDWVSGQFDSIAVRVTDHPLVQRMCNEFGKPLTSTSANLTGEPPCMTTEEVQQQLGQHLVAILEGQTGGREKPSEIRDAKTSKILRQG, from the coding sequence GTGGATAACTTTCAACATACATTGCAGGCATTACAACAAGGTGAAGTCATTGCTTACCCGACCGAAGGCGTTTTTGGGGTCGGTTGTGATCCAGATAATCCACAAGCCATCAAGAAATTACTCGAGTTAAAACAACGTCCGGTTGAAAAGGGCCTGATCTTAATTGCGGCAAGTTACGAGCAGTTGCTTCCTTATATTGATGAGAGCCAACTAACCGGTGACCAATTAGCGGCGGTTAAAGCGACTTGGCCGGGTCCGGTCACTTGGATTATGCCAACCAGCAGTAAAGTAACAGACTGGGTCAGCGGTCAGTTTGATTCGATCGCGGTACGCGTGACTGATCACCCTTTGGTTCAAAGAATGTGTAATGAATTCGGTAAGCCGTTAACCTCAACTAGTGCTAACTTAACGGGTGAGCCGCCTTGTATGACGACTGAAGAAGTCCAACAGCAACTGGGTCAGCACTTGGTCGCGATTCTTGAAGGTCAAACGGGTGGTCGCGAGAAGCCTAGCGAAATTAGAGATGCAAAAACGTCGAAAATATTAAGACAGGGTTAA
- a CDS encoding HesA/MoeB/ThiF family protein produces MLSDFEFIRYQRQIALPEIGEQGQRNLLNSHVLVIGCGGLGNAAALYLAASGVGRIVLVDDDCVDSSNLQRQVAFKESQLGLPKVEALKQQLNELNGRSQVRTINLRMSESQLELEVMLADLVLDCTDNFASRQQVNRACFKANTPLISGSAIGWKGQFIVFDYQNQKGCYHCLFPFENHPQTTRCSDSGIIGPVVGTIGNLQALAAFQRISSGEFKVATHQLKLFDGQTMNWQNLLVTQDSECPVCNTTAIQHLQEEAQ; encoded by the coding sequence ATGTTGAGTGACTTTGAGTTCATTCGTTACCAACGACAAATTGCCTTACCTGAGATAGGTGAGCAAGGTCAACGAAACCTGTTAAACAGCCATGTGTTGGTTATTGGTTGTGGTGGCTTGGGTAATGCTGCTGCTCTCTATCTCGCAGCTTCTGGTGTGGGAAGAATTGTGTTGGTCGATGATGATTGTGTTGATTCGTCCAACCTTCAGAGACAGGTAGCGTTCAAGGAGAGCCAATTAGGTTTACCTAAGGTCGAAGCACTTAAACAACAACTGAATGAGCTCAATGGTCGAAGCCAAGTAAGAACCATCAATCTACGAATGAGTGAAAGCCAACTTGAATTAGAAGTCATGTTGGCTGATCTCGTGTTGGATTGTACTGACAACTTCGCGTCACGCCAGCAGGTTAACCGAGCTTGTTTTAAAGCTAATACACCTTTGATATCGGGTTCTGCAATCGGCTGGAAAGGTCAATTTATTGTCTTTGATTATCAGAACCAGAAAGGGTGTTACCACTGCCTTTTCCCGTTTGAGAACCATCCACAAACAACGCGTTGTAGTGATAGCGGCATCATTGGTCCTGTGGTCGGCACTATAGGTAACCTCCAAGCTCTTGCTGCTTTTCAGCGTATTAGTAGTGGCGAGTTTAAAGTCGCAACGCATCAACTAAAGTTGTTCGATGGCCAGACCATGAACTGGCAAAACCTATTGGTCACGCAAGATAGCGAATGTCCGGTTTGCAACACAACGGCGATCCAACACCTACAAGAAGAAGCACAATGA
- a CDS encoding multicopper oxidase family protein — MDISRRKFIQSSLAISALTVLPACSMKRSVDEQGKLVYDLTAEPSTAELVKGFSTNVLAFNGQIPAPIIRCRQGEKVTIRFTNKLSEPTTIHWHGLRIPIEMDGVPFLSQPPIMPGETFVYEFAPPDAGTFWYHPHMNSVKQLGMGLVGLIIVEESAPVQFDEEHALMLKHWHIDKQGQWKDLMIPRLSARMGTPGEWSSVNGVHEPIYQLKQHATTRLRIANVDNTITYPIAIEGAEAWVIAIDGNPVKTSYKLTQHKIGPGMRVDLGLIAPKAGERVNVLQMKGRFPFSLCEFEVVDSTLIEGQILPSLPLNPVPNLDLVNAEEIDFVFEWEGAVSPVSKDGKSMPKFWLTNKRAWEGMSKDNIPDPLATLELGKTYIFDLKNVTQYHHPIHIHGHTFTVLELDGKKIEEPFHTDTVLLGKNGRAKAAFVADNPGRWMYHCHVIEHMKTGLMGYIEVK; from the coding sequence ATGGATATTTCCCGTCGCAAGTTTATTCAATCATCTCTCGCTATATCTGCGCTAACCGTCCTACCTGCTTGCTCAATGAAGCGGTCTGTTGATGAGCAAGGAAAGCTCGTTTATGACTTAACTGCTGAGCCTTCAACCGCTGAGTTGGTGAAGGGATTTAGTACTAATGTTTTAGCCTTTAATGGACAGATTCCAGCACCGATTATTCGCTGTCGACAAGGCGAAAAGGTAACGATTCGATTTACAAACAAGCTATCAGAACCGACCACAATTCATTGGCATGGCCTGAGAATTCCGATCGAAATGGATGGGGTTCCTTTCTTAAGTCAGCCTCCTATTATGCCCGGTGAAACGTTTGTCTATGAGTTTGCGCCACCAGATGCGGGTACATTCTGGTATCACCCGCACATGAACAGTGTTAAGCAACTTGGTATGGGCTTGGTCGGGCTTATTATTGTCGAAGAGAGTGCGCCAGTTCAGTTCGATGAAGAGCATGCTCTGATGCTTAAACATTGGCATATCGACAAACAAGGCCAGTGGAAAGACTTGATGATTCCTCGTCTCAGTGCTCGTATGGGCACGCCAGGAGAGTGGAGTAGCGTCAATGGCGTACATGAACCCATCTATCAATTGAAGCAGCACGCAACGACTAGGCTACGTATCGCGAATGTTGATAACACGATTACCTATCCGATAGCTATTGAAGGTGCTGAAGCATGGGTGATTGCCATTGATGGTAACCCTGTAAAGACATCTTATAAGCTGACTCAACACAAAATTGGCCCAGGTATGCGTGTCGATCTCGGGTTGATTGCTCCCAAGGCGGGGGAGCGAGTGAATGTGCTTCAAATGAAAGGGCGCTTTCCTTTTTCCTTGTGTGAGTTTGAGGTTGTAGATTCCACGCTAATAGAAGGTCAAATACTTCCTTCATTGCCTCTCAATCCTGTGCCTAACTTAGATCTCGTTAACGCAGAAGAAATTGATTTTGTGTTTGAATGGGAAGGAGCAGTCTCACCGGTATCTAAAGATGGGAAGTCTATGCCTAAGTTTTGGCTTACGAATAAACGCGCGTGGGAGGGTATGAGCAAAGACAATATTCCCGATCCATTGGCGACTTTAGAGTTAGGCAAAACTTATATATTCGACCTTAAGAACGTCACTCAATACCACCACCCAATTCATATTCATGGTCATACATTCACTGTATTGGAACTAGATGGTAAAAAAATAGAAGAACCTTTCCATACCGATACTGTGTTACTAGGGAAAAATGGCCGAGCGAAAGCGGCATTTGTTGCAGACAACCCAGGACGTTGGATGTACCACTGTCATGTAATTGAGCACATGAAAACGGGTTTGATGGGATATATTGAAGTTAAGTGA
- a CDS encoding gamma carbonic anhydrase family protein translates to MSSIRSYKGISPQIGQGVYIDTSSVLVGDIKIGDDSSVWPLVAARGDVNHIHIGDRTNIQDGSVLHVTHKNAENPEGYPLLIGNDVTIGHKVMLHGCTIKDRVLVGMGAIVLDGVVIEQEVMIGAGSLVPPNKVLESGYLYVGSPVKQARPLNDKERAFLQKSADNYVQNKNDYLDSVLPV, encoded by the coding sequence ATGAGTTCAATACGCAGTTATAAAGGTATATCACCTCAGATCGGGCAAGGTGTCTATATAGATACAAGTTCTGTACTGGTTGGTGATATCAAAATCGGTGATGACTCTAGTGTATGGCCTTTGGTTGCAGCTCGAGGAGATGTGAACCACATACATATAGGCGATAGAACCAATATCCAAGATGGCAGTGTTCTACATGTGACCCACAAGAATGCAGAAAACCCTGAGGGTTATCCTCTATTAATAGGTAATGATGTCACGATCGGTCATAAAGTCATGCTGCATGGCTGCACTATTAAGGATCGCGTACTCGTAGGTATGGGAGCTATTGTGCTGGATGGTGTGGTTATCGAGCAAGAAGTGATGATTGGTGCGGGAAGCTTGGTTCCACCTAACAAGGTACTTGAGAGCGGTTACCTATATGTAGGAAGCCCCGTTAAGCAAGCACGCCCATTAAATGATAAAGAACGTGCTTTCTTGCAGAAGTCGGCTGACAACTATGTCCAGAATAAAAACGACTATCTAGACTCTGTGCTTCCTGTTTAA
- a CDS encoding thiamine phosphate synthase: protein MTVKILIPSQYIELTGEVQSCLLVAKRQGLATDAVELGVSPTQYFSIVDAQQALSIGFAHDVDSLAECQLAQLNHVVDYSNSVALTDVCTALTQASNTVYIGVSDDSSVLDIWSHLDANRAIESDTTAPQELDSRGHFAWLLTLLALEFPLEDALALARAASNVSRGTWPSHYQDFPIPVLEDERLDISVGWANQGTSLTFPELSKNSLGLYPVVDDVEWIERLLKLGINTVQLRIKNPQQADLEQQVARSIELGREHNAQVFINDYWQLALKHGAFGVHLGQEDIEESNLSQLSQAGIKIGLSTHGYYELLRIVQINPSYIALGHIFPTTTKEMPSKPQGLVRLSLYQQLIDTIPYTEELTGYPTVAIGGIDQSTAAQVWYCGVSSLAVVRAITLAEDPQKVIEFFDKLMAPSSSTLSKEVMREPSYVE from the coding sequence ATGACAGTGAAGATTCTCATCCCATCTCAATACATCGAGTTAACGGGGGAGGTTCAAAGCTGTCTATTGGTTGCTAAACGACAAGGTTTAGCAACTGATGCAGTTGAGTTGGGTGTAAGCCCAACTCAATACTTCTCTATCGTTGATGCTCAACAGGCATTATCTATTGGCTTTGCTCATGATGTTGATTCATTGGCGGAGTGTCAGTTAGCGCAATTGAACCACGTTGTTGATTACAGTAATTCAGTTGCTTTAACCGATGTTTGTACTGCTTTGACTCAAGCTTCGAACACCGTCTATATCGGAGTCTCCGATGATTCATCTGTGTTAGATATCTGGTCACACTTAGATGCTAATCGTGCTATCGAGAGTGACACTACAGCTCCTCAAGAATTAGATAGTCGCGGTCACTTTGCTTGGCTACTTACTTTATTGGCGTTGGAATTCCCATTGGAAGACGCGCTGGCTTTAGCTCGCGCTGCATCGAATGTTTCACGTGGAACATGGCCATCACACTATCAAGATTTTCCTATCCCTGTCCTAGAAGATGAACGACTGGATATCAGTGTTGGTTGGGCCAACCAAGGGACATCACTTACCTTCCCTGAGTTGAGCAAAAATAGCCTCGGCTTATACCCGGTGGTTGATGATGTTGAGTGGATAGAAAGGTTGCTTAAACTCGGAATTAATACCGTCCAACTGCGTATTAAGAATCCTCAACAAGCCGATTTAGAGCAACAAGTCGCACGATCGATCGAACTTGGTCGAGAACATAACGCTCAGGTTTTTATTAACGATTACTGGCAGCTTGCACTTAAGCATGGTGCTTTTGGTGTGCATCTGGGGCAAGAGGATATTGAGGAATCAAACCTTTCCCAACTGAGCCAAGCGGGTATTAAGATCGGTCTATCAACTCATGGTTATTATGAGTTGCTACGCATCGTCCAAATCAATCCAAGCTACATTGCACTAGGCCATATATTTCCGACCACAACGAAAGAGATGCCATCGAAGCCTCAAGGTTTGGTGCGTTTATCTCTGTACCAGCAGCTAATTGATACCATCCCATATACAGAAGAACTTACTGGTTATCCGACGGTTGCAATTGGTGGTATTGACCAATCGACAGCTGCGCAGGTTTGGTATTGTGGTGTATCGAGCTTAGCTGTTGTACGTGCGATTACATTAGCGGAAGACCCACAAAAAGTGATCGAATTCTTCGACAAGCTAATGGCTCCTAGCTCTTCAACGCTTAGCAAAGAGGTTATGCGGGAGCCTAGCTATGTTGAGTGA
- the aroE gene encoding shikimate dehydrogenase, with translation MTQQVDRYAVFGNPIGQSKSPFIHTLFARQTNQQLTYTALQPEHGQFITAAKAFFSEGGRGCNVTAPFKEDAYQFANRLTERAQLAGAVNTLKKLDDGEIIGDNTDGEGLVQDLLQHQVVLEGARVFLLGAGGAARGVIQPLLDQKPQQLVVANRTSSKAELLAEMFSSNGNIKGMGLSDVNEGFDVIINSTSSGLSGQLPEVSDAIFNTNSAVYDMVYGSGTTVFNQWALDNGVHAAYDGLGMLVGQAAESFMLWRGLRPGTKQILRELRRNLEM, from the coding sequence ATGACACAGCAAGTAGATCGTTATGCCGTTTTCGGTAACCCTATTGGGCAAAGCAAATCGCCATTCATTCACACGTTATTTGCTCGCCAAACCAATCAACAACTTACCTATACAGCACTGCAGCCAGAACATGGCCAATTCATTACCGCGGCTAAAGCTTTTTTTAGCGAAGGTGGTAGAGGGTGTAATGTCACTGCGCCATTTAAAGAAGATGCCTATCAGTTTGCTAATCGCCTAACGGAAAGGGCTCAATTAGCCGGTGCCGTTAATACATTGAAGAAATTAGATGACGGAGAGATCATTGGTGATAACACTGATGGCGAGGGTCTCGTTCAAGACTTACTTCAGCATCAAGTGGTATTAGAGGGTGCTCGAGTTTTCTTGCTAGGTGCTGGTGGCGCAGCAAGAGGTGTAATTCAGCCCCTTCTTGATCAAAAACCACAACAATTGGTGGTTGCTAACCGAACCAGTTCCAAAGCTGAACTCCTAGCGGAGATGTTTTCTTCAAACGGCAATATCAAAGGAATGGGACTAAGTGATGTGAATGAAGGCTTTGATGTCATCATTAACTCCACCTCATCAGGCCTAAGTGGCCAACTCCCTGAAGTTTCCGATGCCATCTTTAATACAAACAGCGCCGTCTATGACATGGTCTACGGATCTGGAACGACAGTATTTAATCAGTGGGCGTTAGATAATGGTGTTCATGCTGCTTATGATGGTTTAGGTATGCTGGTGGGTCAGGCTGCAGAGAGCTTCATGTTATGGCGTGGTCTTCGCCCGGGAACCAAGCAGATCTTAAGAGAATTGCGTAGAAATCTAGAGATGTAA
- the crcB gene encoding fluoride efflux transporter CrcB has product MGQLSILGFIAIGGAFGACSRYLISELCVVMLGRGFPYGTLTVNVIGSFIMGLLIAAFENEMVATEPWRQIIGLGFLGALTTFSTFSMDNVLLMQQGAFFKMGLNVLLNVVLSISAAWIGFQLLIKS; this is encoded by the coding sequence ATGGGTCAGCTATCTATTTTAGGTTTTATTGCCATTGGTGGTGCATTTGGCGCTTGTTCGCGCTATTTGATTTCAGAGTTATGTGTAGTGATGTTAGGGCGTGGTTTTCCTTACGGTACACTAACTGTTAACGTAATCGGCTCCTTCATTATGGGTTTGCTCATCGCCGCATTTGAAAATGAGATGGTTGCGACTGAACCATGGAGACAGATCATCGGCCTTGGTTTCCTTGGAGCCCTGACTACGTTCTCTACATTTTCGATGGATAACGTACTTCTTATGCAGCAGGGTGCTTTCTTTAAGATGGGGCTCAATGTGCTGCTCAACGTGGTTCTCAGTATCTCGGCTGCATGGATCGGCTTCCAACTTTTGATAAAGTCTTAG